Proteins from a single region of bacterium:
- a CDS encoding response regulator transcription factor — MRIAIVEDERLSAEHLAALIKEIEPEAEIVAMLDSVAATVAWLRKNEADLLFLDIQLTDGQSFAIFEQIKIEVPVIFTTAYDAYAIRAFKVNSVDYLLKPIRKAELRAGLEKFHRLHFPAQKNLQQLIQALQRSSQEYKKKFLVQCGEKLYYIETSAIAFAYTLEKSSFLTTFDRAVHTVDFSLDQLQEMLDPDVFFRINRKLIVSYKAIKSMTAFSRSRIKLDLQPVPPKTIDALVSVERTHRFKEWIDK; from the coding sequence TCAAGGAAATAGAGCCGGAGGCCGAAATCGTCGCCATGCTGGACTCTGTCGCCGCGACGGTTGCCTGGTTGCGCAAGAATGAGGCCGACCTGCTTTTCCTCGATATTCAGCTCACCGACGGCCAAAGCTTTGCCATCTTTGAGCAGATCAAAATCGAAGTGCCGGTCATCTTTACCACCGCCTATGATGCTTACGCCATTCGGGCCTTCAAGGTCAACAGCGTGGATTACCTGCTCAAGCCCATTCGCAAAGCCGAGTTGCGCGCCGGCCTGGAAAAGTTTCACCGGCTGCATTTTCCGGCGCAAAAAAATCTGCAGCAATTGATCCAGGCGCTGCAAAGATCGTCGCAGGAGTACAAGAAAAAGTTTCTCGTGCAATGCGGAGAAAAGCTGTACTATATCGAAACCAGCGCCATCGCTTTCGCTTATACTCTGGAGAAGAGCAGCTTCCTGACCACCTTTGACCGGGCGGTCCATACCGTGGATTTTTCGCTCGACCAGCTGCAGGAGATGCTGGATCCGGACGTTTTTTTCCGCATCAACCGCAAACTGATCGTCAGCTATAAAGCGATTAAAAGCATGACCGCTTTTTCACGCTCACGCATCAAACTGGATCTGCAGCCGGTTCCGCCGAAAACCATCGATGCCCTGGTGAGCGTAGAGCGGACCCACCGCTTCAAAGAGTGGATCGATAAATAA